A single region of the Silene latifolia isolate original U9 population chromosome 8, ASM4854445v1, whole genome shotgun sequence genome encodes:
- the LOC141596072 gene encoding outer envelope protein 80, chloroplastic-like, producing the protein MVAIISKVLPQIINSRLLLRLEYWEEMEQQQEDDLCKEEYTNKMMSNDAHSNNGTMNFIEATPAVIVAATLPVTRITMFPLFFPSMFQFVRGQEVGNFSHHEVFAVGGTNSVRGCEKGAMGSGRSYVVVCGEISFPFFGQVYGALFAGHGTELVLVLTHLFLPGGGCGYEIGIRAGPLQLHYASKDKQARRFHIAAAH; encoded by the exons ATGGTAGCTATCATCTCCAAAGTTTTGCCCCAAATCATTAACTCCAG GTTACTGTTAAGACTAGAATATTGGGAAGAAATGGAACAACAACAAGAAGACGATTTATGCAAAGAGGAGTACACAAACAAGATGATGAG cAATGACGCACACAGCAACAACGGAACTATGAACTTTATTGAGGCTACACCAGCTGTTATTGTCGCTGCCACTCTGCCAGTAACTCGAATCACCATGTTCCCATTGTTTTTTCCTTCAATGTTCCAG TTTGTCCGGGGCCAGGAAGTTGGAAATTTCTCTCATCATGAAGTATTTGCAGTAGGCGGAACAAACAGTGTGAGAGGATGCGAAAAAGGCGCAATGGGTTCTGGCCGCTCATATGTGGTTGTTTGTGGTGAAATTTCTTTTCCTTTT TTTGGCCAGGTATATGGGGCTCTATTTGCAGGTCATGGAACTGAACTGGTCTTGGTTCTGACACATTTGTTCCTG CCTGGAGGTGGGTGCGGGTATGAAATTGGGATTCGGGCAGGCCCTCTACAACTCCATTACGCCTCAAAGGATAAACAAGCTAGGAGGTTTCACATTGCCGCTGCTCATTGA
- the LOC141596073 gene encoding uncharacterized protein LOC141596073, which produces MASSIPSTNPLNFSLFHKRTHFNPSITSLSLKLPYSNLTSNSTLQNPISTPSHFHICPHFHSNLLPPRATQKGNYSEIFNNEFKVAIIEEKQHQAVKTVLWVLFWASVSLAVYAFSKDPKASAIASSTSVSTDSSIKASNSGLKIAASLRGLGWPDEAVVLSLATLPVIELRGAISVGYWMQLNPFLVTLLSIFGNMIPVPFIILYLKKFATFLAGKSHTLSKVLDLLFERAKNKAGPIQEFQWLGLMLFVAVPFPGTGAWTGAIIASVLDMPFWSALSANFLGVVLAGLLVNLLVNLGLKYAVITAVILFFVSTFMWSILRSLSRSSSK; this is translated from the exons ATGGCTTCCAGTATCCCATCTACCAACCCTCTCAACTTCTCCTTGTTCCACAAAAGAACTCATTTTAACCCTTCTATCACCTCTCTTTCCCTCAAACTACCCTATTCCAACTTAACCTCTAACTCCACCCTCCAAAACCCCATTTCCACTCCTTCACATTTTCACATTTGCCCTCACTTTCACTCCAATCTCCTCCCTCCAAGAGCAACCCAGAAGGGCAATTATTCAGAGATTTTCAACAATGAGTTCAAAGTTGCAATTATTGAAGAGAAACAACACCAAGCAGTGAAAACAGTGTTGTGGGTGTTGTTTTGGGCATCAGTTTCTCTAGCTGTTTATGCTTTTTCTAAAGATCCTAAGGCTTCTGCCATTGCTTCTTCAACTTCAGTTTCCACTGATTCTTCAATTAAAGCATCTAACTCTGGGTTGAAAATTGCTGCTTCTTTGAGGGGGTTAGGTTGGCCTGATGAAGCTGTTGTCCTATCTCTTGCTACTCTCCCTGTAATCGAGCTTCGTGGTGCGATTTCTGTTGGTTATTGGATGCAACTCAACCCTTTCCTTGTCACTCTTTTATCCATTTTCGG GAACATGATTCCAGTTCCATTCATCATACTCTACTTGAAAAAGTTTGCTACTTTTCTTGCTGGGAAGAGCCACACTCTTTCCAAAGTTTTGGACCTGCTATTTGAGAGGGCGAAGAACAAGGCGGGCCCAATACAAGAGTTCCAATGGCTTGGTCTAATGTTGTTTGTGGCTGTCCCCTTCCCGGGGACAGGAGCGTGGACTGGTGCAATCATTGCTTCGGTGCTAGACATGCCCTTCTGGTCTGCACTGTCAGCAAATTTCTTAGGCGTGGTCCTGGCCGGACTTCTAGTGAATCTTCTGGTAAATCTCGGGCTCAAGTACGCCGTTATAACTGCTGTTATTCTCTTTTTCGTTTCAACGTTTATGTGGAGTATCCTTCGGAGTCTTAGTAGGTCTTCATCGAAATGA